The following proteins come from a genomic window of Ornithinimicrobium cryptoxanthini:
- a CDS encoding DivIVA domain-containing protein produces MALSPEDVIKKSFSATHLRRGYDETQVDDFLDEVVVELRRMLADQDDLAAQLEDCRSGKYDAGAEGGAAAFAGGGASLDEEQLAQVRREREELVAELEQLSGQLDSRRAEVGEVEGDAERRIEAARAKAAEAESAANEEIEGRLQGELKELQHKVEETRVQAEAEQARLAELQQQVTEAEARATEAESRATEVEGSAEQADAAAAPVAAAAPAAMGEDPTKIISLAQRLHDQHVADGEESKQRLIGEGEDYRDRVVKEANETKDTLIREGQEKHDELVATGQAEHDKLVNTGQQRHDELVATGQAEHDKLVGEGTSRRDSLVGEAEVKRTNILTDLESKQTTLSTRIDELKTFEGDYRDKLRGYLTEQMGFLDRNNDGIDDRQQ; encoded by the coding sequence ATGGCGTTGTCCCCCGAGGACGTCATCAAGAAGAGCTTTAGCGCGACCCACTTGCGGCGTGGTTATGACGAGACCCAGGTCGACGATTTCCTGGACGAGGTCGTCGTCGAGCTGCGCCGCATGCTGGCCGACCAGGACGACCTGGCCGCTCAGCTGGAGGACTGCCGCTCAGGCAAGTATGACGCGGGCGCCGAGGGTGGTGCCGCCGCCTTTGCCGGTGGTGGGGCCAGCCTGGACGAGGAGCAGCTGGCCCAGGTCCGGCGGGAGCGTGAGGAGCTCGTCGCCGAGCTCGAGCAGCTCTCCGGACAGCTGGACAGTCGCCGCGCCGAGGTGGGGGAGGTCGAGGGCGACGCCGAGCGCCGCATCGAGGCCGCCAGGGCCAAGGCTGCTGAGGCCGAGTCGGCTGCAAACGAGGAGATCGAGGGCCGCCTCCAGGGCGAGCTGAAGGAGCTGCAGCACAAGGTCGAGGAGACCCGCGTTCAGGCTGAGGCCGAGCAGGCGCGTCTGGCCGAGCTCCAGCAGCAGGTGACCGAGGCCGAGGCCCGCGCCACCGAGGCGGAGAGCCGGGCCACCGAGGTCGAGGGTTCCGCCGAGCAGGCCGATGCTGCGGCTGCTCCGGTCGCTGCCGCCGCTCCCGCTGCCATGGGCGAGGACCCGACCAAGATCATCTCTCTGGCCCAGCGCCTGCACGACCAGCACGTCGCCGACGGTGAGGAGTCCAAGCAGCGCCTCATCGGCGAGGGCGAGGACTATCGCGACCGGGTCGTCAAGGAAGCCAACGAGACCAAGGACACCCTGATCCGCGAGGGCCAGGAGAAGCACGACGAGCTGGTCGCCACCGGTCAGGCCGAGCACGACAAGCTCGTCAACACCGGTCAGCAGAGGCACGACGAGCTGGTCGCCACCGGCCAGGCCGAGCACGACAAGCTGGTCGGCGAGGGCACCAGTCGCCGCGACTCCCTCGTGGGCGAGGCGGAGGTCAAGCGCACCAACATCCTGACCGACCTGGAGAGCAAGCAGACCACCTTGTCCACGCGCATCGACGAGCTCAAGACGTTTGAGGGTGACTACCGCGACAAGCTGCGCGGCTACCTCACCGAGCAGATGGGCTTCCTCGACCGCAACAACGACGGGATCGACGACCGTCAGCAGTGA
- a CDS encoding YggT family protein encodes MIATILFWLLNLYFFVLIIRLILDWVQVFSRDWRPSGVMLIVAETVYSLTDPPIRFLRRFIPPLRLGGVALDLAFLVLILLVSIGRRLVLEIPF; translated from the coding sequence ATGATCGCCACCATCCTCTTTTGGTTGCTGAACCTCTATTTCTTTGTGCTGATCATCCGGCTGATCCTGGACTGGGTGCAGGTCTTCTCCCGCGACTGGCGCCCGTCCGGGGTGATGCTGATCGTCGCCGAGACCGTCTATAGCCTCACGGACCCGCCGATCCGCTTCCTGCGCCGCTTCATCCCGCCCCTGCGTCTGGGGGGTGTGGCGCTCGACCTGGCGTTCCTCGTGCTCATCCTGCTGGTGAGCATCGGCCGCCGGCTGGTGCTGGAGATTCCGTTCTGA